The Novosphingobium sp. Gsoil 351 genome contains the following window.
TCGATGTGGCGCGCTGGGTGATCGGCGATGCGGGCGATGGTGTCGGCGAGCCACGCTTGCGGATCGAGCTTGTTGAGCTTGGCGGTCTCGATGAGGCTGAAAATGGCGGCGGCGCGATGCCCGCCCTGGTCGGAACCCGCGAACAGCCAGTTCTTGCGACCGATGGCGATACCGCGCAGCGCGCGCTCGGCGGCGTTGTTGTCGATCTCGAGGCGACCATCGTCGATGTAGCGGACCAGTGCCGACCAGCGCGCGAGGGCGTAGCGGATGGCGACCGCAAGGTCGGAGCGCCGCGACAGCCTGGGCAGCGTCGCATCGAGCCAGCTTCGCAACGCGGACAGCAGTGGGCTGGCTCGAGCCTGCCGTTCGCATCGTCGCGCATCGGGTGGTCGGCCGCGAACCTCGTCTTCGATCGCGTAGAGTCCGGCGATGTGGTCGAGCGCCTCGCGCGCGGTGGCCGAGCCGGTGGCGGCGTGGACGTCGAAGAACTTGCGCCTGACGTGCGCCCAGCAGGCGACCTCGGCGATCTTCGTACCGTAGAGCCGGTCGAACCCGGCATAGCCATCGGCGTGGAGGTCGCCGGTGAACGCGCGCAAGTGCCCGGCTGGCCGGTCGCCGCGGCGGTCGGGCGCATAGCGGAACACCACCGCGGGCGGCGCTTCGCCGCCCCATCCCCGCTCGTCGCGGACGTAGGTCCACAGCCGCCCGGTCCTGGTGCGGCCGGTGCCTGGAGCGAGCACCGGAACCGGGGTGTCGTCGGCATGCAGGGTGCCGCCGCCCATGACATGGCGCTCGAGCGCGTCGACCAAGGGGTCAAGCAGCGTCGCCGATCGCCCGACCCAGTCGGCCAGCGTCGAACGGGCCAACTCGACTCCTTGGCGCGCGTAGATCCCCGACTGCCGGTAGAGCGGAAGGTGGTCGGCATACTTGCTGACCAGAACATGCGCGAGCAGCCCGGCGCCGGGCCGGCCGCGCTCGATCGGCATCGATGGCAAGGGCGCCTGGACGATGCGCTCGCAGGTCCGGCAGCTGAAGCGCGGACGGACGTGACGGATGACGCGGAAGCTCGCCGGAACATAGTCGAGCTGCTCGGTGACGTCGGACCCGATCTTGCGCAGCGCGCCGCCGCAATCGGGACAAGCGCAGGCGGGCTCGTGCAGCACCTCTTCGCGCGGAAGATGATCGGGCAACGGTTGGCGGAAGGGCTTGGCGGCCTCACGCATCCTGGCCAGCGCCGGTGCGGTCACCGCAGCAACATCGGCCTCGACTTCTTCGAGGCCCAGCTCGAGCTGATCGGCCTGGCGCGCAAGCCGCTCCGACGACGCGCCGAACTGCATCCGTCGAAGCTTGGCGAGCTGCATCTGGAGCCGCTCGATGAGCAGGTCGCGCTGGCCGAGCTCGGCCTGCGCGGCGACCAGCATCGCCTTCAGGACGTCGATATCGTCGGGGAGAAGATCGGCGTCGAGCAACATGGCCACTTATACCAGATACGGCCCGCCACGGCACGCAAAAAGCACGCAAAACCGCCGTTCTACTACCACGCCAGCGAGGGTTGCGCGGTGCGGATCGGGTGCCGCCACTCGACCCCTTCGAGCAGCATCGACAACTGCGCCGCGCTCAGCACGGCAACACCCTCGGCGGTCGCAGGCCAAGTGAAGCGGCCGCGCTCGAGACGCTTGGCGAACAGGCACAGACCCTGTCCGTCCCACCATAGCAGCTTGACCAGATCGCCGCGCTTGCCACGGAACGCATAGACCGCGCCGCCGAACGGATCGCGCTTCAGCCGATGCTGGACCAGTGCCGCGAGGCCGTCGAAGCCCTTGCGCATATCGGTGACGCCGGCCGCGAGATAGACCCGGACCCCAGCCGGCGGGCCGATCACGTCAACCCGGCAAGCACGGCCTTGAGCACGCGCGCGTCGATCGGCGGAGCGAACCGCACGCGATGGCCGCTCGCCGCAATCACCTCGATCGCGCCCGCGGACAGTGCTTCTGGAGCAGCCGCAACCGGCCCGGCGACTTCCACAGGCACGAACCCGCTGGGCGGCAACAGTGATCGCTCCGCCCGCACCAGGCTCGACCCCACCAGCGTCCTGCGCCAGCGGTAGATCAGCGACCCACACACCCCATACCGGCGGCCGACCTCGGCCACCGACGTGCCGGGCATCATCGCCTCCGACACGATCCGCGCCTTGTCGTCCTCGCTGAACCGCCGGCGCGGACCAGCCGGGGCCGCGTCCACAACATCGATGATGCGCGTAGCCATAGTGCCGCACCAGTGCCTGCCACAGTGCTACACCTGTGGCTTGCTCGTCACGGCAACTGCAAGGTGGGGATCACCGGACGCTTACTCCGGCAGTACGCCGTTCCTTCATTGTGCTCATTGCGCAGGGTAAACAGCGAAGCTGTCGCGGTCCCTTCCACAAATGGCAACGGGTATTTCCGGTCGTTCGAAAGGACGATGCATATCGCTTCGCTGCTGCCATGCAGATCAAGATGTCGATGTGCCGATTATCTCATTTCGAACGCGCGGAGAGGTACGGCTGCAAATTCTCGCGCGTGATTAAATATTGATACAAACGGGTGATGGCGCCTTACTGCGTAAAAGCACGCCGCATCAAATCTGCCGCCAAATAAGCAGATTTCCTTACAATTTGCCGTTCGCTTATTTTCGGTCGCCAGTCACTTCTGGTCATTTTACTCCGTGAATCCCCGGATGTTCGCTCGATACAGCGCCGATGCCAGCAGGCGGAGCGCCTTGGGCGCACGCGATCGGCCCAGCAATACGACCCGCGACAGAACAACGATGCCGCCGCACCCAGGCCCGGTGCGCGGGGCACGAGCGGGTGGGATTGACGCGTCGCTCGCGGACGAGCCGGGGAGGGAGGTACATCCTAGCCATGCTCGATCACTCCTTGTTCTGCGCCCAGCGCCGTTGCGCGTTTGGCCCGAGCCGGCTTTGCCGGGCGGGTCGTTTGGGTGTCAGTAAGATTAGCGGTCGAGTCTGCACACCCAGAGGCAACCGCACGGGCCTTGCCGCCGTGATCATGCAATTTTTAGTGCCGAGCGAAAATAGGCGATCGTCCGCCGCAGTCCTTCCTCGAGTTCCACCGTCGGTTCCCATCCGGCAAGCTCGGCCTGGGCGATGGTCGTGTCGGGCTTGCGCTGGGTCGGATCGTCGGCGGGCAGCGGCATCGTAACCAGCCGCGAGCGCGAGCCGGTCTGAGCGATAATGGCTTCGGCGAGCTCGCGGATCGTGAACTCATTGGGATTGCCCAGGTTGATCGGACCGTGCACGTCGGGTCCGGCCTCCATGAACCGGAGGAAGCCCTCGATCAGGTCGTCGACGTAGCAGAACGAGCGGGTCTGCGAACCATCGCCGAAGATCGTGATGTCGTGCCCTTGTAGCGCCTGGACGATGAAGTTGGACACCACCCGCCCGTCGGCGGCGTGCATCCGCGGCCCATAGGTGTTGAAGATCCGCACCACCTTGATGTCGAGCGCATGCTGGCGATAGTAGTCGAAGAACAGCGTCTCGGCGCAGCGCTTACCTTCGTCGTAGCAACTGCGGATCCCGATCGGGTTGACGTTGCCCCAATAGCTTTCGACCTGCGGGTGAATGTGCGGATCGCCGTAGACTTCGCTGGTCGAGGCCTGGAGGATCGGCACGCGCAAGCGCTTCGCGAGGCCGAGCATGTTGATCGCGCCGATCACGCTGGTCTTGGTCGTCTGCACGGGATCGTGCTGGTAATGGATCGGCGAGGCCGGGCAGGCGAGATTGAAGATCTGGTCGACCTCGACGTACAGCGGGAAGCACACGTCGTGGCGCATGAACTCGAACCGGGGATTGGCCGCCAGGTGATCGATGTTGCTCTTGTCGCCGGTGAACAGGTTATCGACGCACAGCACCTCGTCACCGCGGGCCAGCAGCCGGTCGATCAGGTGCGAGCCGAGAAAGCCGGCACCGCCGGTGACGAGCACGCGGCGCCGTCCGTAAGTGATTCTAGCCAAGGAAATCCCAATCCAAGTTTATGAACAGCGTCCGCACTAGAAGTTGCCCTTACCGCTGCCAATGTCGAGACATTTTAGATCCGGCGAACCGCAAGGCGTCTTGAACGCCTGCAAATCTTCGTCGGCGCTGATCATAAGAGCGGCCAAAACTAAGGAACGGCCAACCTCTGTCAACCGGCGCTGGATCGCGACCCTCGATCGGCGCCCAACATTGACCCCATTGGTGAAAAGCGTTTTCGGGTTGCCCCGGTAGTCCGTGGAGGGACCCGCGGGCAGAGCGAGCGCCGTCAGGAGCGCTGGCGGCCGCGTCTTGGGAGGTGCCTGTGGGCCCTCCGGGTCAACCCGGGGCATGGGGGTCCGGAGGAAGGGGTTCAGGTGGCGTTGCGGATTTTGAACCGCTAGCTCTCGTTGCCAGTCTCGACGATGTCGCAGCGGTGAGCGAGCCGGTCGAGCAGCGCGGTTGTCAATGGGCACTGAAGTTTCCGCAGAAGTGGGCGCTTCAAATTCCCTATGCTGGCGGCGGAGCGGTGATCAGCCGTATTCGGGATCGCGTTTTGCTTTCTTTCGTGGTCGTTCAGCCGCCGCGCGAACGGCCGATCGACAATTCAGTCACGCCGCCAGGCTCGATCATGGTCAGGACGCTGTGTTGCTCGAGATTATCAGGAAACTGTCGGGAGCCGCGGCGAAGTAGAGCCCGAGCCCCGGTCTGGCTAGTCGATCGTCTCGCCCATGGGCAGAGGTCTTCTCCTCGACCAACAGATCGGGATAGGGCTGTCACAGCTCCAACGCGTCGTTGGATCCATGTGGACTCGCCACGCTTTAGCGCGTTCCTCAAAATCCCTTATTGATTTGTTCCACGCACCAGCCTCGTCTCGTTTTGAGACACACGATTGAGTCGCGTCGCGCGTTAGGTTCGTGTTAGTTTTCGACGAGCCGATCCCACCGCATCGTCCAAGTTTGGAGCGCCTGCACCGATCGACGTTTTATCTTGGGGGGCACCCGATGAGCAGACCATTCACCACTCTTTGCGCGGTGGCACTCGGCATGATCGCCACCTCTCCAGCGCTTGCAGCAACCGTCCTCTTCACGGGCGGGAGTTCGGCGCTGGACGGCACTAACGGCAACGTCCGCGCGTTCTCGAGCGGTGGCATCAGCGTTCAGGCATCGGCCTGGACATGGAATAATGATGTTCTTGAGCAGGCTTATCTCGGCTATTATTCGTCCGGTCTGGGCGTCACCAGCAATAGCGACGGCACCGGCGCAAGCAACAACAGCCACACTGTGGATAACGTCGGCCCTGATGATTTCATTCTGCTGGTGTTCAATCAGCTGGTGAACATCTCGTCCGCCCGGCTGACCCAGTTCGATGTGAGTAGTACCATTGACGACAACGACGCGACGGTCAGCTACGCGACGGTGGCCAACGCGTTTGTCTCGCCGACGCCGGCTACTGTGCCGATCAACAGCCCCCTTTTCGGCGCGCTCCAGATCGGCGGTGCGCTCCAGAACAACGACTACACGGTCTCGGGGCACAACTCGGCACCCTACGACACCATGCTCAATTCGGCGGGTCTTGTCGGCAACGTGTAGATGATTGGGGCCGCGAGGCAAAACCCGGATTCGCGAGACGACGGCTTCAAGCTGGGTGCGATCACCGTAAGTGCGGCGGTCCCGGAACCGGCGACCTGGGCGATGATGCTGATTGGCTTTGGCTTTATTGGCGGCGCAATGCGGAGTCGCGGCAAGGTGCGGCGCCGCGTCGCATTTACTTTGTGAGCAAAGGCAAAAGGCAGAACAATTCAGCCGCGGTCCAGAGCGGCGCGTAACCAGGCTTCCCACTTCCGGCGTTTTTACCCCAGCGAACCATCGCCCAAACCCAGGACGAAGGTGAAGCCAGCCAACGCCTCGAGCGCGGCGGCTACTCGAACAGGGTGGGGTGGGCACCGGCCAGGTCCCATCCCGCGGTTAACTCGAAGGAGTCGAGCCGCTCGGCGAGATAAAGAGCGAGCCAGCGGATGGCCTTTGTCCGATGATAGCGGTCGGCGTGAGTGAGCGCTGCAATGGCGGCGGGCGGGCTGCAGGCGAGGGCGACCTCAAGGTGGGTCGCCAGACTCTCGGGGTCGACTCGGGTCATAGCGTTCTTGGAACATAATAAGAACACCGTATCAACTGCGGTGAGGCATCCGTCGCCTCCGGTCTCACATGTGCGGTTCGTGCATCACCAGCTACACCACGCCCCGGGACAGGACCCCCAACTATCAAGCTGTTGGACTGCGTTAGGGAGTGAGGGGAACGGCCACGATCAAACGGAAACATCGACCTGCTCGTCAGCCAGCCCGCACTGCACACCTTTGAGACTTAACAAACTCAAGTTCCCAAGCAGGTCCGTACCCGGCCTGAGGAACATATCCGTTGCTGGTATGGCGACTTGTCTTGCTCCCGATTACAGTCTGGGACTTACCGAACCACAATTCGAAAGTAGGCCCGTGTCGCTTGATGCAAAATTCGCTGGTTCAAGGGAAGTCCCCTTGCCAACGAACTCACGCTGCACCCGCAGCGCGCGCGCGAGCAGGCGCTGGCGAGTTCGATTGAGGCCGTGAAACCAGCCGAGGGTGGAGGCAGCTTGGCAATGGCCGCTCTCGTTGTCACGGCAAGCTAAGGTGTGCTCGGAAGGTTTTCGACCAGGCCGGGACGGCCGAAGTTCGACTGAGCTCTCCCCCACCGCATTACACGAATTCGATTGCGCACTCAGGAATGATCGGCGAGCGCTGAGAGGGCGGGAATGACGCTGTGACATCCCCGATGCTCGTGACGCCTGACGGCACCGGGAAGAGCTCGGACGCGCTCAACAACCTGCGGCTCCGGCTTCTGCGACTTTGGCGGTACTGGGCTTTTCGGCGTACCTTCTACTTCATTTCTGCGCTCGTCGCCCTTTGGTTTGCCATGACTAGTGAGAGGCCTTGGGTAGAATCGAGGAGTGCCCCTACTGCCGAAGAGGCTGGCGCTGCTCGGTCCGCGCTTTGGCAACTACGCGGTAGAAGCTCTGGTCTCGCTGAGGGCATTCCGGTCAGGCTGTCCGACACCGAGATGGCCGGTATCAGCGCGCTGGTCAGCCACGGACTGCATCCCTGGCGATTGAAAATGACGGCACGGCATGGCCAATTCGAAGTTCAAACTAGTCGCCCCCTAGTGGCTGGACGTTGGCTCAACTTGCGGGCCACTTTTGCGGGCGAAAGCACAGGATTTCCATCACCTCAGCTGTCAGCGGGCGTTATTACTCTGCCCGCCAGCCTAGGTCGGTATCCCTTTGAACTGGCCCGCTGGGTGCTGACATTAAGCGGTACTGACCTTGCCCCGCTCGACGAGATCTTGCGGGCCGTCGTCGTCGATAAGAATGTCGTGAGCGCGACCCTAAAACTCCCGAGCAAGACGGGGTTAGTCGATCGACTAGCTGGCCTGTACGGCAACGCAATCGACTCCAAATCTGTGGTCGAGCTGTATTGCGAGCTTACGGCCCAGCAGCGTGCAAAGCCCGAGCGCGACTTTGCAGCTCAGGTCCGACGAGCCTTCGCTTCCAGCAATGTTCCGCCTTCTCCCAGTCGCAATGCAGCTACCCTAGTCGCCTTGGCTATGTTGGTCGGCGACGAGAAAGCGGGCTACCTCGCTGGAGTTGAACCAAGCCAGACAAATAGCTGTCGCATCAATCCTCCCACGGTGACGCTTTATGGCCGGGGTGACTTGCCAAAGCATTGGGCGTTGTCGGCCGCCATTTCAGCAGCCCAAGGAACGCAGCTTGCGCGTGCCGTAGGCGAGTGGAAAGAGCTTGCCGATAGCGTCTCCCCGCAATCGAGCTTTGCGGCTAACGACCCGTCTGGCTTCTCCTTTGTCGATTTGGCAGCGGACCGGGCGGGGGTTCAGATAGCAAAGGTCGCGATTGCACCGCAGTCCGCCAGCGCGACAGCGAAGTGGCTCTCAATTGCCACTGCGGATCAGCTTTTGCCACAAGTGGTGCTGCAAGGGCCGGAAGGGATTACCGAGGGCGAGTTCAAACGTCGGTTCGGCGCGCTCGATGCGAACCGATATCAAACCGCGGTTGCCGTGATAGACCGCGCGCTGGCCACCGCTCGGTAGACGCGCTGGTGGCTATGGCCGGCGGGAGCTCGCTCTCTGGGTGCCTCACAGACGAAAACCCGGTAATTAACGGTGAGTGCCGCGCCGGTCGCCTTTTGCTGTGCTTTTGATTGGTGGACACGATCGATTCATCCTCCA
Protein-coding sequences here:
- a CDS encoding IS66 family transposase encodes the protein MLLDADLLPDDIDVLKAMLVAAQAELGQRDLLIERLQMQLAKLRRMQFGASSERLARQADQLELGLEEVEADVAAVTAPALARMREAAKPFRQPLPDHLPREEVLHEPACACPDCGGALRKIGSDVTEQLDYVPASFRVIRHVRPRFSCRTCERIVQAPLPSMPIERGRPGAGLLAHVLVSKYADHLPLYRQSGIYARQGVELARSTLADWVGRSATLLDPLVDALERHVMGGGTLHADDTPVPVLAPGTGRTRTGRLWTYVRDERGWGGEAPPAVVFRYAPDRRGDRPAGHLRAFTGDLHADGYAGFDRLYGTKIAEVACWAHVRRKFFDVHAATGSATAREALDHIAGLYAIEDEVRGRPPDARRCERQARASPLLSALRSWLDATLPRLSRRSDLAVAIRYALARWSALVRYIDDGRLEIDNNAAERALRGIAIGRKNWLFAGSDQGGHRAAAIFSLIETAKLNKLDPQAWLADTIARIADHPARHIDELLPWNYRSA
- the tnpB gene encoding IS66 family insertion sequence element accessory protein TnpB (TnpB, as the term is used for proteins encoded by IS66 family insertion elements, is considered an accessory protein, since TnpC, encoded by a neighboring gene, is a DDE family transposase.), with translation MIGPPAGVRVYLAAGVTDMRKGFDGLAALVQHRLKRDPFGGAVYAFRGKRGDLVKLLWWDGQGLCLFAKRLERGRFTWPATAEGVAVLSAAQLSMLLEGVEWRHPIRTAQPSLAW
- a CDS encoding transposase; protein product: MATRIIDVVDAAPAGPRRRFSEDDKARIVSEAMMPGTSVAEVGRRYGVCGSLIYRWRRTLVGSSLVRAERSLLPPSGFVPVEVAGPVAAAPEALSAGAIEVIAASGHRVRFAPPIDARVLKAVLAGLT
- a CDS encoding UDP-glucuronic acid decarboxylase family protein, producing MARITYGRRRVLVTGGAGFLGSHLIDRLLARGDEVLCVDNLFTGDKSNIDHLAANPRFEFMRHDVCFPLYVEVDQIFNLACPASPIHYQHDPVQTTKTSVIGAINMLGLAKRLRVPILQASTSEVYGDPHIHPQVESYWGNVNPIGIRSCYDEGKRCAETLFFDYYRQHALDIKVVRIFNTYGPRMHAADGRVVSNFIVQALQGHDITIFGDGSQTRSFCYVDDLIEGFLRFMEAGPDVHGPINLGNPNEFTIRELAEAIIAQTGSRSRLVTMPLPADDPTQRKPDTTIAQAELAGWEPTVELEEGLRRTIAYFRSALKIA